One genomic region from Abditibacteriota bacterium encodes:
- a CDS encoding DNA-3-methyladenine glycosylase I, with protein MGFCAWAESEPSYRQYHDEEWGVPVHDEIRMFEYLTLECMQCGLSWSLMLAKREVFRRCFAGFDYRAVAAFTKEDEERILNTPGMIRSPRKIKAVVNNARRSLDLTEEYGGLCPFFWSFTEGRVVIYPEHRSGRVPVSNGLSARVAAALKKRGFLYVGPVTMYSHLQSCGVINDHDPECPGYKDVIASHPYVILPAEGEVF; from the coding sequence ATGGGCTTTTGCGCCTGGGCGGAGTCGGAGCCGTCCTACAGACAATACCACGATGAAGAATGGGGCGTGCCGGTGCACGATGAGATCAGGATGTTCGAGTATCTCACTCTCGAGTGCATGCAGTGCGGCCTCAGCTGGTCTCTGATGCTGGCCAAGCGTGAAGTGTTCCGCCGATGCTTTGCCGGCTTTGATTACCGGGCCGTCGCCGCCTTCACGAAGGAGGATGAGGAGCGCATATTGAACACGCCGGGCATGATCCGGTCTCCCCGCAAGATAAAGGCCGTCGTCAACAACGCCCGCCGCTCCCTGGATCTGACTGAGGAATACGGCGGTCTGTGCCCCTTTTTCTGGAGCTTCACGGAGGGCAGGGTGGTAATATACCCCGAGCACCGGTCCGGCCGGGTCCCCGTGTCCAACGGCCTTTCCGCCCGGGTGGCGGCGGCTCTGAAAAAGAGAGGCTTTCTCTACGTGGGGCCCGTGACCATGTATTCGCATCTGCAGTCCTGCGGCGTCATCAACGATCACGACCCGGAGTGCCCCGGCTATAAAGACGTGATCGCTTCCCATCCCTATGTGATCCTGCCGGCGGAGGGCGAGGTCTTTTAG
- a CDS encoding DMT family transporter, with translation MKNMRLLGNGLLLLAAMIWGASFAFQRAGMDSAEPVTFTAVRMSLATLAVGLVALLTRRKKGGAARRTAAEERQYRKNTLVGGVWCGVFLTLGTVFQQMGLVYTPAGKAGFITVMYMLLVPLFAFVLFGKKITWLVAAAVLLGVVGMYFLCISGEFRLLKGDLLVCACAVFYACHILSVDHYAGLGEPVSMSAIQFAVVTVIASIAAFVMEEPSAEKLAPAIVPILYSGIVSAGGGFTLQLIAQKHTEPTTASLLMSMEAVFAVIGGVLLLGEHMTARELAGCVIMFAAITLVQLPRARKE, from the coding sequence ATGAAGAATATGAGATTATTGGGCAACGGGCTGCTGCTCCTGGCGGCCATGATCTGGGGGGCCTCCTTTGCCTTTCAGCGGGCGGGCATGGACAGCGCGGAGCCTGTCACTTTTACCGCCGTGAGAATGTCCCTTGCCACCCTTGCCGTGGGCCTGGTGGCGCTGCTGACCCGGCGAAAGAAAGGGGGAGCCGCCCGGCGGACCGCCGCCGAAGAACGCCAATACCGCAAAAACACCCTTGTCGGCGGCGTATGGTGCGGCGTGTTCCTGACCCTGGGCACCGTGTTTCAGCAGATGGGCCTGGTCTATACCCCCGCGGGAAAGGCCGGCTTCATCACCGTCATGTATATGCTGCTGGTCCCCCTGTTTGCCTTTGTCCTCTTTGGAAAAAAGATCACCTGGCTGGTGGCGGCGGCTGTGCTGCTGGGGGTCGTCGGGATGTATTTTCTGTGCATATCCGGCGAATTCCGGCTCCTGAAAGGCGACCTGCTGGTATGCGCCTGCGCCGTCTTTTACGCCTGCCATATACTCAGCGTGGATCATTACGCCGGGCTGGGGGAGCCTGTCAGTATGTCCGCCATCCAGTTCGCCGTGGTCACCGTCATCGCTTCAATAGCAGCCTTTGTCATGGAGGAGCCCTCCGCGGAAAAGCTGGCCCCGGCCATAGTGCCCATCCTCTACAGCGGCATCGTGTCCGCAGGCGGCGGCTTCACCCTGCAGCTCATAGCCCAAAAACACACCGAGCCCACCACCGCGTCGCTCCTCATGAGCATGGAAGCAGTGTTTGCGGTGATCGGCGGAGTCCTCCTGCTC